AACCTGTTTTTGTTTGTATATTTCATTGTGTGCTTCTTGTCCTTTAACTAAGTTTTAAAGAGAAGTCTGTGGTTTTGACTAATGGTGGGGGAGAAAATAAAACCTGTTGACATCTTTATCGGAGGCAGAGCTCCCAATGCTCTTGTTTAACTAAACCTGTGGTGTAGAATTGGCTACATTTATTTTTCTATCGCCTCACTTGTGCATCTATGATGTTTCTAGATGGCAGCCTTTACACAGGCAGCACAATTCCACtctttttcactaattggtcttttgaccatcaggtcagctctgaaaaatatctgcTGTGAAAAGATCTGACGTGATTGGTCAAGAGACCAATTAGTGgaagaaatatcagaattgggcagcctgtgtaaacgcagctgATGTGTGCCTAACTCACTGCATCCCTCCCTGAGtcctctgtgtccagtatgatgAGCCTCAGTTCCTCCTCTAGGTTAGTTGTCTTGTGGGTCTGTCGTGGAGAGGGCGGTCCGCGCAGAGAGGCCAGGACACGCGGCTGACCCAACACGTTCTGGGACGTCATGTCCACCTGTCTGATTACAGAGTGGTACAGTTACTCAGTAATCAATCTCAACACACTGCAACTCCTGTCTGGATCAACTCAATAGAAATACTCCTGTCAACTCAGATCTTAAAATATCTAAATATTATAGAACTAAAATGATTCTAAATCAATGAATTACACATTAATGAAGTATTTGGTAAAGGCACTATACAACAACTGCATTAATATAGAATAACTCTCTCTTCATGCTCAaactcacacaaacactcaccTCTTGATTCTGTTACTGTGAGGGCTGTTAGTCTTGACGGTGTTGTCTGTATTGGTGTTGTCCTTGTGCTGCCAGGTTGTGAGTCTCCTATAGATTGGAGTGGGACTGAAGCTTGGCTGGTAGACAGGCTTTTGACTGCGACTTGGCTGGTGCTGCTGCTTAATGACCTGCTGCTGGTTTGGTCTGGGTTGCTGGCTCTGGTGCTGCTGTTTAATGACCTGCTGCTGGTTTGGTTTGGGTTGCTGGCTCTGGTGCTGGACAGGGTGGTTGGAATCCGAGGGGCTGGATGTAATAGTGGCTCTAAGCATGCGAGGTTTGTCCACTGTGGTAGCGTTATATCCCTGAGGGCTGCTGTAGACACTGAAggcaaaacaaacacacacataccatatCCACGGGtacagcacagacacacagagcagcacatacaaaaacacaccacaaacacagcagacagacacacaccaaatAAATGCACACACAGTGGTGACGTGCAAACTCACACACGGCATGCATAGACACTTTCTAATCAAATTTCAACACCATTGAGACTTACCCAAGCATTAATCCAATAGTCTATTGCTGCCATGATGCCCCACCCAGTGTGTTTTTATAAGTTATGTGTCACATGGTGATGGTAGAGGGGAGGGTGTGTCCCACGTTTCCCCTAATCCTCCCCTCCCTGGGACCCTGCGGCTCTCAGCTGACCCGGAATCTGCACACATATAAATCTATACCCCACCAAGGTCCCTCCCACtaggctctctgtctcactactcCTGTCTCCCACCGGTGTCcctttcctcccttcttcccGTCTCTCACTCCCCATGTCTCACCCACCAGGGTGTCCCACCCTCACTCCCCCTGTCTGTTACTCACCAGGGTCTGAAGACAGGCAGTGCTCTGCAGGGCAAGGGCAGGGGCAGGGTATGGGCGTGGTAGCTCTGACACTGGTTGGTCCCCCCTCTGCTCCCAGTGCTGGGTCTCTGTGGAGGGGGGCTGTATGAGCCCCAGCCATGCAGGGACCTCTGGGGGGCCCTGGGACAGGCATAATGGGACTTGGCCTCCTGAAGTTGTTGAGTGTCATTTTGGGAGTACAGATTAGATGTGTCAAAGTCTCTGCCACTGAAGAGGATGTCCAGCCCAATCCCCTGGTGAACCCCCCTCTCACCAAACCAGCCCTTGTGGGTAGGGCTATAGGAGGCCATCATGGAGAGAGAGTCACTGCTGGGTGGGGGTAGTACAGCACCTCCAACTGAGAAAGAGTGAGTGTTTGACAGAGGTAATGGTTGGTACGTTCCACAGCACCTATGGGGGAATGTACGACCAGACTGGTTTGAAAGTGTAAAacagagtgagggaaagagaaatACATAAGCAAAAGCCAACGGTAAAATGTAAAACATGCATGTACAATATAAcctctaacagtgtgtgtgtgtgtgtgtggcagtacGAAGCAGCCTTGTTCAGCCCTAACCTTGTACAGTCTTTAGGAGTCTCATATAGCCGTCTCATTTGCTAtatgagaggaggggctgtccaGAGCCACCCTAGAAAAGGCACGGCTATATGTTCTGGGCCTGAGGAATAAAGGGCTGATTGTTCATGTGAGTGTAGTCAGTCAGTGCTCCCTTTGTTCACACCAAGCTGCATTGTACTGCACTTAGATTCACAGCTCTGGATTGCACTGAATAGCAGATTGAACAAATCAATGTTTAAGGAATTTGTTCATACATTGTCACCAATTGCTTTCTTTCTGCTTAACCTTGTATTTTGCATTAATATCAATCCATTATTTTCCAGTCAATTTTAACATCCCAACCACAAAGCATGTATCAACCAAATCAGTGACCATTCTTCTGGTCATTTTTAGTGAACAGGTTGTAAAACGTTATTGTTGCAAAGTGTATTGACTCACCCCCACAGGTTAGTGCCCACAGGCCTCATAGCAGCACATAACAAATAGCAGGTGGTCAAGACTACCAGCAAAATTCCCCAAAGCATCCCTCAATCATGACCACTCGCAAAACAGTAGGATAGCTTTTGTCAAGTACTTAGACTAAATAATCAGTCCCTTTTGTCAAGTACATAGACTATGTAATCAGTCCCTTTTGTCAAGTACATAGACTATGTAATCAGTCACCACTGATGATCTGCGGTTGAATGCAAGGCAACAAAATAAAACAGACAATTTGTCAGCCCTCACCAGCACATGCTAAAACACATTCTAAAGAAATCTGGGTATAACTTGTAGAGGAAAAAAAGAATACTTACCTCTCCCAAGTGTCAATGAGCCAGTTCACATATCCTCAATGGGCTCACAGTGCTCTTTGtcttttcgtgtgtgtgtgtgtgtgtgtgtgtgtgtgtgtgtgtgtgtgtgtgtgtgtgtgtgtgtgtgtgtgtgtgtgtgtgtgtgtgtgtgtgtgtgtgtgtgtgtgtgtgtgtgtgtgtgtgtgtgtgtgtgtgtgtgtgtgtgtgtgtgctgacataattttctattttctatgttTGTGCCGACCCAGCGTATTCTGGTGGGGGCCTGCAGtgatctgtctctgtgtgtcttcaCTGACACCCCCCCAGGAGATGACCGTGTTTCACAGAACCACCTGCCCTGCTTCTGGAGTTGGCATACACTTCTGCCCCCGATGTCCCCTCAGACACCCCTGGGGCTGGTGAGAGTGCGGGACTGAAACGGCTGCTCCCTGCACATGGATACCCTGGTGGGGCCCTAGTGACATAGCGCCAGACCTCCATCTACGACCTGTGCAACCACCACGTCAAGAGCTTTGAGTTCACGGGCCAGCGTGAGCTGCTACAGTTCCACGGCTGCAGCCGGGCTATGCTGCACTGTATCAACAGACTGGCTGCAGCCGGGCTATGCTGCACTGTATCAACAGACTGGCTGCAGCCGGGCTATGCTGCACTGTATCAACAGACTGGCTGCAGCCGGGCTATGCTGCACTGTATCAACAGACTGGCTGCAGCCGGGCTATGCTGCACTGTATCAACAGACTGGCTGCAGCCGGGCTATGCTGCACTGTATCAACAGACTGGCTGCAGCCGGGCTATGCTGCACTGTATCAACAGACTGGCTGCAGCCGGGCTATGCTGCACTGTATCAACAGACTGCAGCCGGGCTATGCTGCACTGTATCAACAGACTGGCTGCAGCCGGGCTATGCTGCACTGTATCAACAGACTGGCTGCAGCCGGGCTATGCTGCACTGTATCAACAGACTGGCTGCAGCCGGGCTATGCTGCACTGTATCAACAGACTGGCTGCAGCCGGGCTATGCTGCACTGTATCAACAGACTGGCTCGAACGCTACTGCTACACAGGTAATGCCACAGGCTACGTGTAGACATGGAGCTGGGACATAGGCAGCCTGCTAAATAAGTTTGACGCCCAGCCAATGAGGTCCGAGCTGCTGCGCCAACATGCTTGCTGACGTCTTCAGTGTGCGGCTGGGTGAAGGAGTGGAACTGAGGGGGAAAGCTGTTGATCAAGGTCTGGCCCTGGGAGGAACGTGGAGATCTGGGACTGCTGTGACAACATGCTGAGGGAAATTAGACTGGGCTTGGCCAAGTGTTTTGCTAAAGCGTGGGGCGACATCCTGTCCGGCTTCAGCGGCAGCAACGCCCTCATCTCTTACCAAAGTTAACTAGCATTATTTTTCATTTAGAACCAGTTACAAACTAAATTATTTTTGTACAGCAACCTCTTCAGTATGCATTTGTCATAGCAGCTGACTGAAACTGGTGTGAACCTGACAAATAACACAGGACAGCAATTACCGCAAGACAAGAGTTGGTCCACATTTTAATGGCTTCCATTTAGGTAGCCTGGTCTAAGAAACCAGTTGCAGACATTGCTCAAAATATCACAGTTGTTCAACTCAGTTCCAGGACATCTCAATCTGCCAATTTGATAAACTGCTACTCACATAATATTACGAAATCCATCAACACACTTATAGTTGTACATTTGGCCTTTGCCTTCATATCTTAGTTGTACTGTATAGCAAAGGTGGGGGGGGCATAACAGTCTCATCAATAGAAAAGTATTTGTGCAGTGGCACTTTGTGCAAGTGAAGAACTCCCCTTGTCGGATTATATTTTGGATATTTAAGATTCACAAATGCTGTCATTGTTTCAGCCTGCAGGATACCCCACTAGGCTCTACGCCTGGAAGCATGTTATTTGGGTCCTACATTGCCCTCTAAAGTCACACATTCTTACAGGATAACTAGGCTGTTTCTCTCTCAAACAAGCGGATAAATGTGTGGtgcaaaacaaaggagttgattgccGACTTCAGGAAGCAGGGATTCAACAACACTGCAGTGGAGTCAGCAGCTTCAGGTTCCTCTGCG
The Oncorhynchus keta strain PuntledgeMale-10-30-2019 chromosome 11, Oket_V2, whole genome shotgun sequence genome window above contains:
- the LOC118390235 gene encoding signal-induced proliferation-associated 1-like protein 3 isoform X1, coding for MFYILPLAFAYVFLFPSLCFTLSNQSGRTFPHRCCGTYQPLPLSNTHSFSVGGAVLPPPSSDSLSMMASYSPTHKGWFGERGVHQGIGLDILFSGRDFDTSNLYSQNDTQQLQEAKSHYACPRAPQRSLHGWGSYSPPPQRPSTGSRGGTNQCQSYHAHTLPLPLPCRALPVFRPCVYSSPQGYNATTVDKPRMLRATITSSPSDSNHPVQHQSQQPKPNQQQVIKQQHQSQQPRPNQQQVIKQQHQPSRSQKPVYQPSFSPTPIYRRLTTWQHKDNTNTDNTVKTNSPHSNRIKRQVDMTSQNVLGQPRVLASLRGPPSPRQTHKTTNLEEELRLIILDTEDSGRDASCRHSLSTEISLGSGPLDSSLACSPVSDCPELEGLEDLSASELSLTEGWDPGHIPLLAPAWGMEWSKLVNAAKAYEAKRTVEPIPPSMSKKHGSEGGPAACPPNHYPPQGYNAQPTLRSEVPSDLSRLHHLEALLRHLESNLEKEREDKVALMEEVTILRETNQRLWEESLSSNEQLRKLSLLFNMAPGMMPRERE
- the LOC118390235 gene encoding signal-induced proliferation-associated 1-like protein 3 isoform X2; this encodes MMASYSPTHKGWFGERGVHQGIGLDILFSGRDFDTSNLYSQNDTQQLQEAKSHYACPRAPQRSLHGWGSYSPPPQRPSTGSRGGTNQCQSYHAHTLPLPLPCRALPVFRPCVYSSPQGYNATTVDKPRMLRATITSSPSDSNHPVQHQSQQPKPNQQQVIKQQHQSQQPRPNQQQVIKQQHQPSRSQKPVYQPSFSPTPIYRRLTTWQHKDNTNTDNTVKTNSPHSNRIKRQVDMTSQNVLGQPRVLASLRGPPSPRQTHKTTNLEEELRLIILDTEDSGRDASCRHSLSTEISLGSGPLDSSLACSPVSDCPELEGLEDLSASELSLTEGWDPGHIPLLAPAWGMEWSKLVNAAKAYEAKRTVEPIPPSMSKKHGSEGGPAACPPNHYPPQGYNAQPTLRSEVPSDLSRLHHLEALLRHLESNLEKEREDKVALMEEVTILRETNQRLWEESLSSNEQLRKLSLLFNMAPGMMPRERE